A region from the Citrobacter koseri ATCC BAA-895 genome encodes:
- a CDS encoding GNAT family N-acetyltransferase gives MNLTIRYAVPADTPILQTLGKSSYYHHFKELWDCPVELRQFIDSEYAPDQLENSLNDPSVTWLIAESDKPVGFAKISWDRPVSGGNHSGALLNKLYFAPGETGKGYGRILFEKAIEIARHKEQHFFWLQVLKGNDSGRRFYESLGMQHLADEEFTTPKQKSVLHVFGKCI, from the coding sequence ATGAACTTGACCATACGTTATGCTGTACCTGCCGATACCCCGATATTGCAAACGCTGGGGAAGTCAAGTTATTACCATCATTTCAAAGAGTTATGGGATTGTCCTGTAGAGCTTCGACAATTTATTGACAGTGAGTACGCGCCGGACCAACTTGAAAATAGTTTAAATGATCCGTCAGTTACCTGGCTCATTGCGGAAAGCGATAAGCCAGTAGGTTTTGCAAAGATAAGCTGGGACCGTCCAGTTAGCGGTGGTAATCACTCAGGTGCGCTCTTAAACAAACTGTATTTTGCACCCGGAGAAACCGGTAAAGGATATGGCCGAATTCTTTTCGAAAAAGCTATCGAGATAGCAAGGCATAAGGAGCAGCATTTTTTCTGGTTGCAGGTTCTTAAGGGTAACGACAGCGGGCGTCGGTTTTATGAATCCCTGGGGATGCAGCATCTTGCGGATGAGGAATTCACAACGCCTAAGCAAAAAAGCGTGTTACATGTATTTGGAAAATGTATTTAG
- a CDS encoding HAD-IIB family hydrolase, translating to MKEICSADSSTFKHVRFVLTDMDETLTYKGRLAAETYLALERLQNAGVKVIPVTAAPAGWCDQMARMWPVDGVIGENGGVFFRRRNDGHGIERFFWHGTEKYPDVAERLTQIGEQIKREIPAAHFTDDQPFRMTSIAFAKPPEAHQCSLILNALTQAGATTTVNNLWILGWSGEYDKLSMARRVLRDFYDLDIDAERSAVLYSGDSTNDAPMFSFFEHTVGVSTVSDYLDQIPKPPQWITRGPGGAGFVEIADAVIAAR from the coding sequence ATGAAAGAGATCTGTTCCGCAGATTCGTCAACATTTAAACATGTGCGTTTTGTTCTCACAGACATGGATGAAACGCTGACTTACAAGGGGCGCCTTGCGGCTGAAACCTATCTGGCGCTGGAACGGTTGCAGAACGCGGGAGTAAAAGTGATACCGGTCACAGCCGCGCCCGCAGGCTGGTGCGACCAGATGGCACGGATGTGGCCAGTTGATGGCGTCATTGGTGAAAATGGAGGTGTGTTTTTCAGAAGGCGAAATGACGGTCATGGCATTGAGCGTTTCTTCTGGCACGGCACAGAAAAATATCCTGACGTCGCTGAGCGCCTGACGCAAATTGGGGAACAGATAAAAAGGGAAATTCCTGCCGCTCATTTTACCGACGATCAACCTTTCAGGATGACGTCCATTGCCTTTGCTAAACCGCCAGAAGCCCATCAGTGTTCATTAATACTTAACGCATTGACGCAAGCAGGCGCTACAACCACCGTAAACAATCTCTGGATTCTTGGCTGGTCTGGAGAATATGACAAGTTATCTATGGCCCGACGAGTGCTCAGGGATTTTTACGATCTCGACATTGATGCCGAACGTTCTGCCGTATTGTATAGCGGCGACTCGACGAATGATGCGCCGATGTTTTCATTCTTTGAACATACGGTTGGAGTGAGCACGGTATCAGATTACCTTGATCAAATCCCGAAACCTCCGCAGTGGATTACCCGTGGCCCGGGAGGTGCTGGTTTTGTGGAAATTGCAGATGCGGTTATTGCCGCCAGGTAA